The following proteins are co-located in the Spirosoma montaniterrae genome:
- the dnaJ gene encoding molecular chaperone DnaJ → MATKRDYYEILGVDKNVSADDLKKAYRKMAIKYHPDKNPDDPTAEEKFKEAAEAYDVLNDPQKRARYDQFGHAGLGGAAGGGYGPGGPTMEDIFSQFGDVFGDDSPFGSFFRGANGGGQRQRVRRGSDLRIKLKLNLQEVANGVEKKIKVKRHVTCTTCGGNGSKNGTAVQTCGTCSGTGQVRKVVNTMLGQMVSTSTCPTCNGDGKIVTDRCEVCFGEGRVLQEDVIPLKIPAGVAEGIQLSVGGKGNVPPRGGVAGDLLIVVEEEEDADLKRDGNNVVFDLYVNFVDAAVGTSVEVPTIDGKARITLDAGTQSGKILRLKGKGIKELNGYGRGDQLVHVNVWTPKALSSEERVLLERLRNSPNFQPKPNKNEKGFFDKMKDFFHG, encoded by the coding sequence ATGGCAACGAAGCGCGATTATTACGAAATATTAGGCGTTGACAAGAACGTCTCGGCGGACGATTTGAAGAAAGCTTATCGGAAGATGGCAATCAAATACCACCCCGATAAAAACCCCGACGACCCCACCGCCGAGGAGAAATTTAAGGAAGCCGCCGAAGCCTACGACGTGCTGAACGACCCCCAGAAACGGGCGCGGTACGATCAGTTCGGTCATGCCGGTTTAGGCGGTGCGGCTGGCGGTGGCTACGGCCCCGGTGGTCCGACAATGGAGGATATTTTCAGCCAGTTTGGCGATGTCTTCGGCGACGATTCGCCGTTTGGCAGTTTCTTCCGGGGAGCCAACGGGGGAGGACAGCGTCAGCGCGTTCGGCGTGGCTCCGACCTGCGGATTAAGCTGAAACTTAACCTTCAGGAAGTTGCCAACGGTGTTGAGAAGAAAATTAAAGTAAAACGCCACGTTACCTGCACAACCTGCGGAGGTAACGGCTCGAAAAACGGCACTGCCGTGCAGACCTGCGGCACTTGTAGCGGCACCGGGCAGGTACGTAAGGTAGTGAACACCATGCTCGGTCAGATGGTATCGACCAGTACCTGCCCCACCTGTAACGGCGACGGTAAGATTGTGACCGACCGTTGCGAGGTGTGTTTTGGCGAAGGCCGCGTATTGCAGGAAGATGTTATTCCGCTGAAAATTCCGGCTGGCGTAGCCGAGGGCATTCAGCTATCGGTGGGTGGCAAAGGCAATGTACCACCACGCGGGGGCGTTGCCGGCGATCTGCTCATTGTAGTTGAAGAAGAAGAAGACGCTGACCTGAAGCGCGATGGCAACAACGTGGTGTTCGACCTGTACGTAAACTTTGTCGATGCGGCTGTTGGCACCAGTGTTGAAGTGCCAACCATCGACGGAAAGGCGCGTATTACGCTCGATGCCGGTACGCAGAGTGGTAAAATTCTGCGGCTGAAAGGCAAGGGTATCAAAGAATTAAATGGCTATGGCCGGGGCGACCAACTCGTACATGTAAACGTCTGGACACCCAAAGCACTGTCGTCGGAAGAGCGTGTACTGCTGGAGCGGTTGCGCAATTCGCCAAATTTTCAGCCCAAGCCGAACAAGAACGAAAAAGGCTTTTTCGATAAAATGAAAGACTTTTTTCACGGTTAA
- a CDS encoding DUF4159 domain-containing protein, with translation MRKLLITLFIFHCSLLTVSAQYGYKIAKLKYGGGGDWYANKTSLPNLIKFANANLRMNIFPEEDIVEPGSPDIFGYPFVHMTGHGNVSFTDADARNMRRYLLSGGFLHIDDNYGMDKFIRREMKKVFPELSFVELPFNHPVYQQKFKFATGLPKIHEHDGKAPQGFGLIYQGRLICFYSFECDLGNGWEDQSVYNDPEPVRQQALRMGANLLQYATTTN, from the coding sequence ATGAGAAAGTTACTGATCACACTGTTCATTTTTCACTGTTCACTTCTCACTGTAAGCGCGCAGTACGGGTATAAAATTGCCAAGCTCAAGTACGGCGGTGGGGGCGACTGGTACGCCAACAAAACCTCGCTGCCAAACCTGATTAAGTTTGCCAACGCCAACCTGCGCATGAACATCTTTCCTGAAGAAGACATTGTGGAGCCGGGTAGCCCCGATATTTTCGGCTATCCGTTTGTGCACATGACCGGCCACGGCAACGTGTCGTTTACCGACGCCGACGCCCGTAACATGCGCCGGTATCTGCTGTCGGGCGGTTTTTTGCACATCGATGATAATTACGGCATGGATAAGTTTATCCGGCGTGAGATGAAGAAAGTATTTCCCGAACTGAGTTTTGTCGAACTGCCATTCAACCACCCGGTGTATCAGCAGAAGTTTAAGTTTGCCACCGGCCTGCCCAAAATACACGAGCACGACGGCAAGGCTCCGCAGGGGTTCGGTTTGATTTATCAGGGACGATTAATTTGTTTTTACAGCTTTGAGTGCGACCTCGGCAATGGCTGGGAAGACCAAAGCGTATACAACGACCCTGAGCCTGTACGGCAGCAAGCCCTGCGCATGGGAGCTAACCTGTTGCAATATGCTACAACAACCAACTAA
- a CDS encoding TonB-dependent receptor, which produces MSFHFLRRVVLSIAIGWPVVQALAQSDSTNRAVLSADSVITPEPILVQGIVSELNNGRRVPLTGATVRWLSTSVGAVTDSLGRFQLPLLPAQNRLVVSYVGYQPDTLTVTNPATQVAITLRAAQTLNEVTVTGAPGQIDPLNPIQTELITQRTLAKAACCNLSESFETNASVSVSYSDAVTGAKQIQFLGLGGQYVQTNVENIPTVRGLATTFGLNYIPGTWITSIDIGKGAGSVVNGYESMSGQMNVELQKPDSPDRLFLNGYVNSFGRAEGNVNWSKPLNKRWSMGVLGHASTLQTERDQNRDGFRDLPLYTQVNAVNRFKYSGERFMAQFGVKALYEDRNGGQLSRFGESRYAFLNTTKRVEFFSKTARLYPEKPYKGLGLILNGLYHDQTARFGLTPYTGQQRSLYGNLIYQNIIGTTSHAYKAGLSYVLDDYQEQYASRPLLRRESVPGAFLEYTYTYLDKLTLVLGGRLDYLSVSGQRQQVNTTSINGQPHHTETVVLPNQWAQWQATPRLHLRYQPTPNQTLRLSAGRGFRMPNQLAENMGYLVSSRRVNLNYDVRPEVSWNYGASLTNDFRLWGKKASVVLDYYRTDFQNQLVVDLEHPTHLYFYNLQGRSFANSFQAELNVQPARRFDLKAAYRRFDVQQSMGRPGTPSQLLPRMMIARDRVLLNAGYALPYDKWKFDATFQWNGPRRIPYLREGVTLPGGATMPLDYAPGFANLNAQVSRAFRSGWEVYVGGENLTGFRQLDPIIAPANPFGPGFDAGARAWGPITGQMIYVGFRFKPPHQ; this is translated from the coding sequence ATGTCATTCCATTTTCTTCGCCGTGTGGTGCTGAGCATTGCCATCGGCTGGCCGGTTGTGCAGGCACTGGCCCAATCAGATTCTACTAATCGCGCTGTTCTGTCCGCCGATTCTGTTATAACGCCAGAGCCGATTCTGGTGCAGGGTATTGTCAGCGAACTAAACAACGGTCGGCGGGTGCCGCTCACGGGTGCTACCGTGCGGTGGCTGAGTACGTCGGTTGGGGCCGTTACCGACTCGCTGGGCCGCTTTCAATTGCCTCTACTACCTGCCCAAAATCGATTGGTGGTCAGCTACGTCGGCTATCAGCCTGATACGCTCACGGTAACGAATCCTGCTACTCAAGTAGCTATTACGCTCCGGGCCGCGCAGACGCTCAACGAAGTGACCGTTACGGGCGCACCGGGGCAAATCGACCCGCTCAATCCGATTCAGACCGAGCTTATTACGCAGCGGACTCTGGCGAAAGCGGCCTGTTGCAACCTGTCGGAAAGCTTCGAGACGAACGCGTCTGTGAGTGTGTCGTACAGCGATGCCGTTACGGGAGCCAAACAAATTCAGTTTCTGGGGCTGGGTGGGCAGTATGTTCAAACCAACGTTGAGAACATACCAACCGTGCGCGGGCTGGCAACAACTTTCGGGCTGAACTACATTCCCGGCACCTGGATTACCAGCATCGACATTGGCAAAGGAGCCGGTTCGGTCGTGAATGGCTACGAAAGCATGAGCGGCCAGATGAACGTAGAACTGCAAAAACCCGATAGCCCCGACCGCCTTTTCCTGAATGGCTACGTCAACAGTTTTGGGCGGGCAGAAGGTAACGTCAACTGGTCGAAGCCCCTCAACAAGCGGTGGAGCATGGGGGTGCTGGGGCACGCGAGTACGCTGCAAACCGAGCGCGACCAAAACCGCGACGGATTCCGCGATTTGCCGCTGTACACCCAGGTTAATGCGGTTAATCGATTCAAATACAGTGGCGAACGCTTTATGGCGCAGTTTGGCGTGAAGGCACTCTACGAAGATCGGAATGGCGGGCAATTGTCCCGATTTGGCGAATCTCGGTATGCATTTCTGAACACGACAAAACGGGTTGAGTTCTTCTCAAAAACGGCCCGGCTGTATCCCGAAAAACCGTACAAAGGGCTGGGCCTGATTCTCAACGGCCTGTATCATGATCAGACCGCTCGCTTCGGCCTAACGCCCTACACGGGCCAACAACGGTCGTTGTACGGCAACCTGATTTACCAGAACATTATTGGCACCACGAGCCATGCCTACAAAGCGGGGCTGAGTTACGTATTGGACGATTATCAGGAGCAATACGCCAGTCGCCCGCTTTTGCGCCGGGAGTCGGTGCCGGGTGCATTTCTTGAATATACCTACACCTATCTCGACAAACTAACGCTGGTGCTGGGTGGGCGGCTCGATTATCTGTCGGTCAGTGGGCAGCGGCAGCAGGTAAATACAACCTCCATAAACGGACAGCCGCACCATACTGAAACCGTAGTGTTGCCCAACCAATGGGCGCAGTGGCAGGCTACGCCCCGGCTGCATCTGCGGTATCAGCCAACGCCAAACCAAACGCTGCGGCTGTCTGCCGGGCGCGGTTTTCGGATGCCGAATCAGTTGGCAGAGAACATGGGCTACTTAGTCAGTTCGCGCCGGGTTAACCTGAACTATGACGTGCGGCCCGAAGTATCGTGGAACTACGGGGCAAGTCTGACGAATGATTTCCGGCTGTGGGGTAAAAAAGCATCGGTGGTGCTGGACTACTACCGGACTGATTTCCAGAATCAGTTGGTGGTCGATCTGGAACATCCGACGCATCTGTATTTCTATAACTTACAGGGTCGTTCGTTTGCGAACAGCTTTCAGGCCGAACTGAACGTACAGCCCGCCCGCCGGTTCGACCTGAAAGCCGCTTACCGCCGGTTCGACGTGCAGCAGAGTATGGGCCGACCGGGTACGCCGTCGCAGTTACTGCCGCGCATGATGATTGCCCGCGACCGGGTGCTGCTGAACGCCGGTTATGCGTTACCCTATGATAAGTGGAAGTTCGACGCGACGTTCCAATGGAATGGCCCGCGCCGGATTCCGTATCTGCGCGAAGGCGTGACCTTGCCGGGCGGGGCTACCATGCCGCTCGATTACGCACCCGGATTCGCCAATCTGAACGCGCAGGTGAGCCGCGCCTTTCGGAGCGGCTGGGAAGTGTACGTTGGGGGCGAAAACCTGACCGGCTTCCGCCAGCTCGACCCCATTATAGCCCCTGCTAATCCGTTCGGCCCAGGCTTCGATGCCGGGGCGCGGGCCTGGGGGCCAATTACGGGGCAAATGATTTATGTGGGATTCAGATTCAAACCACCTCATCAATGA
- a CDS encoding acyl-CoA desaturase: MIVLAAFVAHWYLSLFCQTFFLHRYSAHKMFSMSKFWERFFYMLTYISQGSSYLSPRAYAVLHRMHHAFSDTPRDPHSPHHTKNIFTMMWQTKNIYNAVLHRTQAVERQFDRNYPEWQFIEKVGDSWFSRAGWGILYSLFYIFAYVYLDMHWAFFFLLPVHFVMGPVHGAIINWSGHKYGYANFDNQDKSKNSLILDVVMMGELFQNNHHKRPNAANFGAKWFEFDPTYPLITILHKLHIVRLRPAAEAKKAQQEVGHDRAKEQEIEA; this comes from the coding sequence GTGATTGTTCTGGCTGCTTTTGTCGCACACTGGTACTTGTCTTTGTTTTGCCAAACGTTCTTTCTGCATCGCTACTCAGCGCATAAAATGTTCTCTATGAGCAAGTTCTGGGAGCGGTTCTTTTATATGCTGACCTATATCTCGCAGGGTTCGTCGTACCTCAGCCCCCGCGCGTATGCGGTGCTGCACCGGATGCACCACGCCTTCAGCGATACCCCGAGAGACCCGCACTCGCCCCACCATACGAAGAATATCTTCACGATGATGTGGCAAACGAAAAATATTTACAACGCCGTGCTGCACCGCACACAGGCCGTTGAACGCCAGTTCGACCGGAATTACCCAGAATGGCAGTTCATCGAAAAAGTGGGCGACTCGTGGTTCTCGCGGGCCGGATGGGGTATTCTGTATAGCCTGTTCTACATTTTCGCTTACGTCTATTTGGACATGCATTGGGCGTTTTTCTTCCTGCTGCCGGTGCATTTCGTAATGGGACCCGTTCACGGAGCCATCATCAACTGGAGCGGCCACAAATACGGCTACGCCAATTTCGATAACCAGGATAAGTCGAAAAACTCGCTGATTTTAGATGTAGTGATGATGGGCGAACTGTTCCAGAACAACCACCACAAACGCCCTAATGCCGCCAACTTCGGCGCGAAATGGTTTGAATTCGACCCAACCTACCCGCTCATCACTATTCTTCACAAACTACATATCGTTCGGCTCAGGCCAGCCGCCGAAGCGAAGAAAGCCCAGCAGGAAGTCGGCCACGACCGGGCCAAAGAGCAGGAAATCGAAGCATAA
- a CDS encoding nucleotide exchange factor GrpE — protein sequence MENKDILDEQSSADTLQPDNLTTEVPNDEEAININGGEPETDEPVADDAQPVAETPSANQEIAELKDKYLRLYADFENFRRRTAKEKLDLIGNANEGLLQALIPVVDDFERAMLSIEKTDDIAAIKEGIALIYNKLFKTLETKGLRPMVSKGEPFDADLHESITQFPAPSEDLKGKVIDEVEKGYFLNDKVIRFAKVIVGS from the coding sequence ATGGAAAATAAAGACATTTTGGACGAGCAATCGTCTGCCGACACATTGCAACCTGACAACCTGACAACGGAAGTGCCCAATGACGAAGAGGCCATTAACATCAACGGTGGCGAACCGGAGACTGATGAGCCAGTTGCAGACGACGCGCAACCCGTTGCGGAAACTCCGTCGGCTAATCAGGAAATTGCCGAATTGAAAGATAAATACCTGCGGCTGTACGCCGATTTTGAAAACTTCCGTCGGCGCACGGCCAAAGAAAAACTCGACCTCATCGGCAATGCCAACGAAGGGCTGTTGCAGGCTCTGATTCCGGTGGTCGACGACTTTGAACGGGCCATGCTGTCGATTGAAAAAACCGACGATATTGCTGCCATAAAAGAAGGCATCGCGCTGATTTACAATAAACTCTTTAAGACCCTCGAAACCAAGGGTCTCAGGCCAATGGTCTCGAAAGGTGAACCATTCGACGCCGACCTGCACGAGTCTATTACGCAGTTTCCGGCCCCAAGCGAAGACTTGAAAGGTAAGGTGATCGACGAAGTTGAAAAAGGGTATTTTCTGAATGATAAAGTCATTCGGTTTGCGAAGGTTATTGTAGGCAGCTAA
- a CDS encoding TetR/AcrR family transcriptional regulator: MQRGREKTEQRLLEAVGQIITNDGLDQVRINRVASRAGVNKILIYRYFGGLSGLIETYYSINKPVVSAPAIDVERLKDAPLTDFFEACYGFMIDEFRLLRNNVHAQQFIKANLLSNNCLHNTLAGEKEKKLQAMVDDLAKIIELDNGRPFAAILMSGMTMLTLMAQQKRTILGIDLASEEGWQQIEVSLGRLFHGAYLYTKERLEADSAEKSV; the protein is encoded by the coding sequence ATGCAGCGTGGCCGTGAAAAAACGGAACAACGGCTTCTTGAAGCTGTTGGACAAATTATTACCAACGATGGACTCGATCAGGTCCGAATTAACCGGGTTGCCAGTCGGGCCGGTGTTAACAAGATTTTAATTTATCGGTATTTTGGTGGTCTTAGTGGCTTAATCGAAACCTATTACAGCATAAACAAGCCGGTTGTTTCGGCACCCGCTATCGACGTTGAGCGGCTGAAAGATGCCCCCTTAACCGACTTTTTCGAGGCTTGTTACGGGTTTATGATTGACGAGTTCCGGCTACTGCGTAACAACGTTCATGCACAGCAGTTTATCAAGGCCAATTTGTTGAGTAACAACTGTTTACACAATACACTGGCTGGAGAGAAAGAAAAAAAACTTCAGGCAATGGTCGATGATCTGGCTAAGATTATCGAACTCGACAATGGCCGTCCGTTTGCTGCTATTCTGATGAGCGGCATGACCATGCTGACGCTTATGGCGCAGCAAAAACGCACTATTTTAGGTATCGACCTCGCCAGTGAGGAAGGCTGGCAACAGATCGAAGTGTCGCTTGGCCGGCTCTTTCACGGTGCATATCTGTACACAAAGGAACGGTTGGAAGCCGATTCAGCCGAGAAATCGGTGTAG
- a CDS encoding AraC family transcriptional regulator has protein sequence MTLSIRNMVCDRCKRVVREELERLGLIVERVDLGEVDITALPPHVSLDDVRRALQANGFDLVNDRKQALVEHMKIVLINEFQHLKGDRQPAEKVSTFLERKMGYEYSYLSGLFSASEGQTIEKYVIALKIEKAKEWLRYDELTLSEIAWRLSYSSVQHLANQFRQVVGQTPGQFRKAGLPDRRSLDAL, from the coding sequence ATGACACTATCCATTCGGAATATGGTGTGCGACCGCTGTAAACGGGTGGTGCGCGAAGAATTAGAACGGCTGGGGCTGATCGTTGAACGGGTCGATCTGGGTGAAGTCGATATTACTGCTTTGCCACCCCACGTATCGTTGGATGACGTTCGACGGGCATTACAGGCCAATGGCTTTGACCTTGTCAACGACCGAAAACAGGCACTGGTCGAGCACATGAAAATTGTACTGATCAATGAATTTCAACACCTGAAAGGCGACCGCCAACCTGCCGAAAAGGTCTCCACGTTTCTGGAGCGTAAAATGGGCTATGAGTATTCGTACCTGAGTGGTCTGTTCTCGGCCAGCGAAGGGCAAACCATTGAGAAATACGTCATTGCGCTGAAAATTGAGAAGGCAAAAGAATGGCTTCGATACGATGAACTTACGCTCAGCGAAATTGCCTGGCGACTGAGCTACAGCAGTGTGCAGCACTTAGCCAATCAGTTTCGGCAGGTTGTCGGCCAAACGCCGGGCCAATTTCGTAAAGCCGGACTGCCCGACAGGCGGTCGCTCGATGCGCTCTGA
- a CDS encoding heavy-metal-associated domain-containing protein: protein MFRNLVLTLLSLLVLVGNVVAGKLVFDDREKEVKIKTSAVCGMCKARIERNLSFEKGVKEATLDVKSKVVTIRYNPRKTDVDKLKANISKTGYDAEEVLADEAGYAKLPECCKKGGMDHQ, encoded by the coding sequence ATGTTTCGCAATCTTGTTCTGACTCTTCTTTCCCTGCTTGTTTTAGTAGGCAATGTTGTCGCCGGTAAATTGGTTTTTGACGACCGCGAGAAGGAAGTAAAAATTAAAACATCAGCCGTGTGCGGCATGTGCAAAGCCCGCATCGAGCGCAATCTGTCGTTCGAGAAAGGTGTTAAAGAAGCTACGCTGGATGTGAAATCGAAGGTTGTAACCATCCGGTATAATCCCCGGAAAACAGACGTCGATAAGTTGAAAGCCAACATCAGCAAAACGGGTTATGATGCTGAAGAAGTGCTGGCCGACGAGGCCGGATACGCCAAACTACCCGAATGCTGCAAAAAAGGTGGTATGGATCATCAATAA
- the kynU gene encoding kynureninase codes for MTYENTLAFARHLDDTDPLRHFRKRFHIPQRNGQELIYLCGNSLGLQPKSARAALEQELNTWQSLGVEGWFETPEGATQNWLGYHNSCKTALSQIVGAQPAEVCPMNALTVNIHLLLTSFYQPTPEKYKILTILGDFPSDQYALETHVRHRGYTPTDAIIEITPREGGESTRGLIHTTDIQHAIAQHADELAVVWMSGLNYYTGQVYTMAAIAETARRYGIPVGFDLAHAIGNIPLQLHDWGVDFATWCSYKYLNGGPGAVSGVFVHQKHHDRNLPRLAGWWGYREDRRFEMKPGFLPAPGADGWQLSTPNIPALALHRAAIAITAEAGMAALRQKSELLTGFLELVLRPFPQISILTPADANQRGCQLSLLVRKNGKALFEQLTQAGIIGDWREPDCIRLAPTPLYNTFEDVWRVGEALHRFLG; via the coding sequence ATGACCTACGAAAACACGCTGGCCTTTGCGCGTCATCTCGACGACACCGATCCGCTTCGCCACTTCCGGAAGCGTTTCCATATTCCGCAACGCAACGGGCAGGAATTGATTTACCTCTGTGGTAATTCGCTGGGATTGCAGCCTAAGTCCGCCCGCGCTGCGTTGGAACAGGAACTGAATACCTGGCAAAGTCTGGGTGTGGAAGGCTGGTTTGAAACGCCCGAAGGCGCGACGCAAAACTGGCTCGGCTATCATAATAGCTGCAAAACGGCACTGTCGCAGATCGTAGGCGCACAGCCTGCGGAGGTTTGCCCAATGAACGCGCTGACCGTAAACATTCATTTGCTGCTGACGTCATTTTATCAGCCAACGCCGGAAAAATACAAGATTCTTACCATTCTGGGTGATTTCCCGTCGGATCAATACGCGCTCGAAACGCACGTGCGGCATCGGGGCTATACCCCAACCGACGCGATTATTGAAATAACTCCCCGCGAAGGTGGCGAATCCACGCGGGGACTCATTCATACCACAGATATTCAGCACGCTATCGCCCAACATGCCGATGAACTGGCTGTAGTCTGGATGAGCGGCCTGAATTATTATACCGGGCAGGTCTATACTATGGCTGCTATTGCCGAAACAGCGCGTCGGTATGGCATTCCGGTTGGGTTCGATCTGGCGCACGCCATTGGCAACATCCCGCTGCAACTCCACGACTGGGGCGTTGATTTTGCCACCTGGTGTTCTTACAAATACCTCAACGGTGGTCCTGGTGCCGTGTCGGGCGTGTTTGTCCATCAAAAACACCATGACCGTAACTTGCCCCGGCTGGCGGGATGGTGGGGATACCGCGAAGACCGGCGATTTGAGATGAAACCCGGTTTTTTGCCCGCGCCCGGTGCCGACGGCTGGCAACTGAGCACCCCCAACATTCCGGCACTGGCCCTGCACCGGGCCGCTATCGCGATCACAGCAGAGGCTGGTATGGCTGCCCTGCGCCAGAAAAGTGAGCTACTCACAGGATTCCTCGAGTTGGTGCTACGTCCGTTTCCGCAAATCAGCATCCTGACGCCTGCCGACGCTAATCAGCGCGGTTGCCAACTGTCACTGCTGGTACGGAAAAACGGCAAAGCCTTATTCGAGCAACTGACGCAGGCGGGTATTATTGGCGACTGGCGCGAACCCGATTGTATCCGGCTCGCGCCCACACCGTTGTATAATACGTTTGAAGACGTTTGGCGGGTAGGAGAGGCCCTACACCGATTTCTCGGCTGA
- a CDS encoding RsmE family RNA methyltransferase, with product MHLFYQPDSVNLLSEDDSRHAVKTLRLQAGESIAVTDGHGNRHLAVITQADARRCAFRVTDTITTPPRSFSVRICVAPTKNIDRIEWFVEKAVEVGIERISFFFGQHSERRVVKLERIEKIAVAAMKQSLQSYLPQLDDAVSYTELLKTVVDGERFLAHLPTDEPPLHLVQAAKPGGQYTVLIGPEGDFSATEIQQAIADGFSMITLGPTRLRTETAALTACQMLNFLNL from the coding sequence ATGCACCTCTTTTACCAACCCGACTCGGTTAACCTACTTAGTGAAGACGATTCGCGCCATGCCGTTAAAACGCTGCGGCTACAGGCTGGCGAATCCATTGCCGTGACCGACGGACACGGAAACCGGCATTTGGCCGTTATTACTCAGGCCGATGCCCGACGTTGCGCGTTTCGGGTTACAGACACGATTACTACGCCCCCGCGCTCCTTTTCAGTGCGCATTTGTGTGGCACCAACGAAAAACATCGACCGGATCGAGTGGTTTGTTGAGAAAGCCGTGGAAGTAGGAATCGAACGCATCAGCTTTTTTTTCGGACAGCATTCCGAACGGCGCGTAGTGAAGCTGGAGCGGATCGAAAAAATTGCCGTTGCCGCTATGAAGCAGTCGCTCCAAAGCTACCTGCCGCAACTCGACGACGCCGTCTCGTACACGGAGTTGCTGAAAACAGTGGTCGATGGGGAGCGATTTCTGGCGCACCTGCCTACCGATGAGCCTCCCCTGCATCTGGTGCAGGCGGCTAAACCGGGAGGGCAGTACACAGTATTGATTGGACCTGAGGGCGATTTTTCGGCGACAGAAATTCAACAGGCTATCGCTGACGGCTTCAGCATGATCACGCTCGGCCCCACCCGACTCAGAACCGAAACAGCCGCCCTGACAGCCTGCCAGATGCTAAACTTTTTAAACCTATGA
- the queG gene encoding tRNA epoxyqueuosine(34) reductase QueG — translation MLPLKKYSQLIKAEATRLGFDFCGIAKADFLEEEAPLLETWLKNGMHGQMSYMANHFDKRLDPRLLVDGAKSVVTVLLNYYPEQRLPEGEDDYKLSKYAYGEDYHFVLKDKLKQLLAFIHDEIGEVNGRAFVDSAPVMDKAWAKRAGVGWIGKHTNLINRQIGSFFFIGELILDLELEPDGPITDYCGTCTRCIDACPTDAIVDAYVVDGSKCISYFTIELKEAIPDEVQGKFENWIFGCDICQDVCPWNRFARPHQTPAFTPHHDLTTFSKRDWEDITEDVFREIFRRSAVKRTKLEGLKRNVAFNQPDREEIED, via the coding sequence GTGTTGCCCTTAAAAAAATACAGCCAACTGATAAAAGCCGAAGCTACGCGGCTGGGATTCGACTTTTGCGGCATTGCCAAAGCTGACTTTCTGGAAGAAGAAGCCCCGCTCCTCGAAACCTGGCTTAAAAACGGGATGCACGGGCAGATGAGTTACATGGCCAACCACTTCGATAAGCGGCTTGATCCGCGTTTGCTGGTCGACGGTGCCAAGTCGGTCGTAACGGTGCTGCTCAACTACTATCCCGAACAACGGCTTCCTGAAGGCGAAGACGACTATAAACTATCGAAATACGCGTATGGCGAAGACTATCACTTCGTGCTGAAAGATAAGCTGAAACAGTTACTGGCGTTTATTCACGACGAAATTGGCGAGGTAAACGGGCGGGCCTTTGTCGACTCGGCCCCGGTCATGGATAAAGCTTGGGCAAAACGGGCAGGCGTGGGCTGGATTGGCAAACACACGAACCTGATAAACCGGCAGATTGGCTCATTTTTCTTCATCGGCGAACTGATTCTCGATCTCGAACTCGAACCCGACGGCCCCATTACCGACTATTGCGGCACCTGCACCCGCTGCATCGACGCCTGTCCGACCGATGCTATTGTGGATGCCTACGTGGTGGATGGCAGCAAATGCATATCGTATTTCACGATTGAGTTAAAAGAAGCCATTCCCGATGAGGTACAGGGCAAATTTGAAAACTGGATATTCGGCTGCGACATCTGCCAGGATGTTTGCCCCTGGAACCGGTTTGCCCGCCCGCACCAAACGCCTGCTTTTACGCCCCATCATGACTTGACTACGTTCTCGAAACGTGATTGGGAAGATATTACAGAAGATGTGTTTCGGGAAATTTTCCGGCGGTCGGCGGTGAAACGCACCAAATTAGAGGGTTTGAAACGAAACGTAGCCTTCAATCAGCCAGATAGAGAAGAAATAGAAGATTAA
- a CDS encoding 5' nucleotidase, NT5C type — MKQRIAIDMDDVMADTHAKFIKLYLEGEMPRYTLEELKEKSFHELFDADEYRALSSRVYEPGFFADIPVMEGAQDVIADLMQKYEVFVASAAQEFPNSLREKWDWLQVHFPAISWRNYIFMGDKSVLNTAYLIDDMPRNLRTFQGHGLLFDALHNRDDNQFQRVMSWQDIAKVLL; from the coding sequence ATGAAGCAACGCATTGCCATCGACATGGATGATGTCATGGCCGATACCCACGCCAAGTTCATTAAGCTGTATCTGGAAGGCGAAATGCCCCGCTACACGCTCGAAGAATTGAAAGAAAAGTCGTTCCACGAACTGTTCGATGCCGATGAATACCGGGCGTTGTCGAGCCGGGTGTATGAGCCGGGGTTCTTCGCTGATATTCCGGTAATGGAAGGCGCGCAGGACGTTATTGCCGATTTGATGCAGAAATATGAGGTATTCGTGGCATCGGCAGCTCAGGAGTTTCCAAACTCACTGCGCGAAAAATGGGATTGGCTTCAGGTGCATTTTCCGGCTATTTCGTGGCGGAACTACATTTTCATGGGCGATAAAAGTGTGCTTAATACGGCTTATCTGATTGACGACATGCCGCGTAATCTACGCACCTTTCAAGGCCACGGCCTGCTGTTCGATGCGCTCCACAACCGCGATGATAATCAGTTTCAGCGGGTAATGTCGTGGCAGGACATAGCGAAGGTGCTGCTTTAA